From the Brassica napus cultivar Da-Ae chromosome A8, Da-Ae, whole genome shotgun sequence genome, one window contains:
- the LOC106365090 gene encoding short-chain dehydrogenase TIC 32, chloroplastic translates to MWFWGSKGASGFSSSSTAEDVTHGVDGTGLTAIVTGASSGIGVETARVLALRGVHVVMAVRNTVSGAKVKQDILNQVPGAKLDVMELDLSSIESVRRFASDYKSTGLPLNILINNAGVMACPFMLSKDNIELQFATNHLGHFLLTKLLLDTMKNTSRESKREGRIVNLSSEAHRFSYPEGVRFDKINDVSSYSSISAYGQSKLCNVLHANELARQLKEDGVNITVNSLHPGAIMTSLWRHFNSYLAGAVSALASYFIKTVPQGAATTCYLALSPQVAGVTGEYFRNCKITKPSSFGQDSELAKKVWDFSTKLTDSHSGESHS, encoded by the exons ATGTGGTTTTGGGGATCGAAAGGAGCATCTGGATTCTCGTCTAGTTCCACCGCAGAAGATGTCACTCATGGAGTTGACGGAACTGGCCTCACTGCTATTGTCACTG GAGCATCGAGTGGTATAGGAGTAGAGACAGCGCGTGTTCTTGCACTGCGTGGTGTGCACGTGGTTATGGCGGTGAGGAACACTGTCTCCGGTGCTAAAGTTAAGCAAGATATCCTCAATCAAGTCCCTGGTGCTAAACTCGACGTCATGGAGTTAGATCTCAGCTCAATTGAATCTGTCAGGAGATTTGCATCTGACTACAAATCTACTGGTCTTCCACTAAACATCTTGAT CAACAACGCTGGGGTAATGGCATGTCCTTTCATGCTCTCTAAGGACAATATTGAGCTGCAATTCGCAACTAACCATCTAG GCCATTTTCTGTTGACCAAGCTTCTGCTAGATACAATGAAGAACACATCACGTGAAAGCAAACGAGAAGGAAGGATTGTTAATCTATCATCAGAAGCTCATCGGTTCTCTTATCCTGAAGGAGTCCGGTTTGATAAGATCAACGACGTATCAAG TTACAGTAGCATTTCAGCTTATGGTCAGTCTAAACTCTGCAACGTATTACACGCCAACGAGCTTGCAAGGCAACTGAAG GAAGATGGAGTCAATATAACAGTAAATTCACTTCATCCAGGAGCCATTATGACAAGTCTTTGGCGCCACTTCAATAGCTATTTAGCTG GAGCTGTTAGTGCACTGGCTAGCTATTTTATAAAGACTGTTCCGCAG GGGGCGGCAACAACTTGCTACTTGGCATTGAGTCCTCAGGTTGCAGGAGTTACAGGAGAATACTTCAGAAATTGCAAAATTACTAAACCATCATCATTTGGACAAGATTCAGAATTGGCCAAGAAGGTTTGGGACTTCAGCACTAAGCTAACAGATTCACATTCAGGAGAAAGTCATTCTTGA
- the LOC106365091 gene encoding uncharacterized protein LOC106365091 encodes MRPFPAPIDKLKPIFSVSRSHGKVVRTIIPKKLENVNNSERETMKKTEETVDPVVAFSKPPPFTPFVGPLLVYSLLQSWFSGDEDG; translated from the exons ATGCGGCCTTTTCCTGCTCCTATAGACAAGCTCAAACCAATATTTTCGGTTTCAAGATCACACG GTAAAGTAGTGAGAACCATTATACCCAAGAAACTTGAGAACGTGAACAATAGCGAAAGAGAGACAATGAAGAAGACTGAGGAAACAGTAGACCCAGTGGTTGCGTTCAGTAAACCACCACCGTTTACACCATTTGTCGGTCCATTGCTCGTGTATTCGCTTCTTCAATCATGGTTTAGCGGCGATGAAGACGGCTAG
- the LOC106365093 gene encoding protein SPIRAL1-like 5, whose amino-acid sequence MSRGGSSGGGQSSLGYLFGSDNETPKNLPSAAPKPTPPYGIDPTDDDKSDQKPKISNNNNYYRAQGQNSGNFVTDRPTTKVKSVPGGGSSLGYLFGVKE is encoded by the exons ATGAGCCGAGGTGGGAGCTCTGGAGGCGGACAAAGCTCACTAGGCTATCTTTTTGGATCAGACAATGAGACTCCAAAGAATCTCCCATCGGCTGCCCCAAAGCCTACACCACCATACGGCATAGATCCCACCGACGACGACAAATCTGACCAAAAGCCTAAGATCTCTAACAACAACAACTACTACAGAGCTCAGGGCCAAAACTCTGGCAACTTCGTCACA GATCGTCCAACGACGAAGGTTAAGTCGGTTCCTGGTGGAGGTTCGTCTCTTGGATACTTGTTCGGAGTAAAGGAATGA